A window from Streptomyces sp. NBC_00299 encodes these proteins:
- a CDS encoding cytochrome c oxidase assembly protein — translation MEHHRPGPAARRNDPGRTCGPPRRPGARIVSLAHVHPGPDTNLAASEPPVAVAALLVAVAYALAAGRLRRRGDAWPWWRDVSFTAGSIAMAWAAVGRPPGGPFTGHMIQHLVLGMGAPLLLVVARPLTLALRALPPGRVRGSLTTLMHLSPARWLVFPPLAALLDVGGLWLLYRTGLFAAMAHHPLLHAVAHAHLLAAGLLFTFAVCQLDPVRHRWSVVVRGTTLLAAGAAHGGLAKTLHSLPPPGTDFTTADLHSGAQLMYYGGDAAGAALAVVLGVGWSATRGRTDPDRSSAPSGRVTLGRH, via the coding sequence GTGGAACATCACCGCCCTGGCCCTGCTGCTCGTCGGAATGATCCTGGCCGTACGTGCGGCCCGCCGCGACGGCCGGGGGCCCGCATCGTGAGTCTCGCGCACGTGCACCCGGGGCCGGACACGAACCTGGCCGCATCCGAGCCGCCCGTGGCCGTTGCAGCGCTGCTGGTGGCAGTCGCCTATGCGCTGGCTGCAGGACGTCTTCGGCGCCGCGGGGATGCCTGGCCCTGGTGGCGGGACGTTTCCTTCACCGCCGGCAGCATCGCTATGGCCTGGGCGGCAGTCGGTCGACCGCCGGGAGGGCCCTTCACCGGGCACATGATCCAGCATCTGGTTCTGGGTATGGGCGCCCCGCTGCTGCTCGTTGTGGCACGCCCTCTCACGCTCGCTCTGCGGGCCCTTCCTCCCGGCCGGGTGCGAGGGTCTCTGACGACCCTGATGCACTTGTCTCCCGCGCGCTGGCTTGTCTTCCCTCCGCTGGCGGCACTGCTGGACGTCGGCGGCCTGTGGCTGCTGTACCGCACCGGGCTGTTCGCGGCCATGGCCCACCATCCCCTGCTGCACGCTGTGGCGCACGCCCACCTGCTGGCGGCCGGGCTGCTGTTCACCTTCGCCGTGTGCCAGCTCGATCCGGTGCGTCACCGTTGGAGTGTCGTCGTACGTGGTACCACCTTGTTGGCCGCCGGCGCCGCACACGGCGGGCTGGCCAAGACCCTGCACTCCCTACCACCGCCCGGCACCGATTTCACCACCGCCGACCTGCACAGCGGGGCTCAGTTGATGTACTACGGCGGCGATGCGGCGGGAGCAGCTCTGGCTGTGGTGCTGGGGGTGGGCTGGTCTGCGACTCGCGGACGAACGGATCCGGACCGGTCGTCAGCGCCGTCGGGCCGCGTCACGCTGGGACGTCACTGA
- a CDS encoding HemK2/MTQ2 family protein methyltransferase has protein sequence MKPLVPSGVYAPQEDTDLLIGALRDEPLPYGATVLDVGTGSGALAIEAARRGTHVTAVDVSWRAVCAARLNARLDRLPVRTQHGNLFAPVRGQSFDLILANPPYVPTPDTGRPPRGAARSWDAGRDGRLVLDRICGEAPALLRPGGVLLFVHSALSSPDRTLAQLTGAGLKASVTRRRIIPYGPVLRSRKRWLQTRGLLSASEQTEELVVIRAELPA, from the coding sequence GTGAAACCACTCGTACCTTCGGGCGTGTACGCCCCTCAGGAAGACACCGACCTGCTCATTGGTGCCCTGCGTGACGAACCGCTGCCGTACGGCGCGACGGTCCTCGACGTGGGGACCGGTTCGGGCGCGCTGGCGATCGAGGCCGCTCGGCGTGGAACGCACGTGACCGCTGTGGACGTGTCGTGGCGGGCGGTGTGCGCGGCCCGGCTGAACGCCCGGCTGGACCGTCTCCCTGTCCGCACCCAGCACGGCAACCTCTTCGCCCCCGTACGCGGCCAGTCCTTCGACCTCATTCTGGCCAACCCGCCGTACGTCCCCACACCCGACACCGGCCGCCCGCCGCGCGGTGCCGCCCGATCCTGGGACGCCGGGCGCGACGGGCGGCTTGTCCTCGACCGGATCTGCGGCGAGGCCCCCGCGCTGCTGCGCCCCGGCGGTGTCCTCCTCTTCGTGCACTCGGCGCTCAGCTCTCCCGACCGAACGCTGGCGCAGTTGACCGGAGCGGGCTTGAAGGCATCGGTGACCCGCCGTCGCATCATTCCGTACGGGCCCGTACTGCGCTCACGGAAGCGCTGGTTGCAAACCCGCGGCTTGCTGTCTGCCTCAGAGCAGACGGAGGAGCTGGTGGTCATCCGTGCCGAGCTCCCGGCCTGA
- a CDS encoding DUF2243 domain-containing protein produces the protein MNESDRPPTASGTCTEPRRSMAVWALIGAAVMAAVDEIVFHQILGWHHFYDRSTTSVGLLSDGLLHSAELLALVAGFFLHADLRRRRALAPAHARAGFFLGLGVFQLFDGIVDHKLLRLHQIRYGVDVTPYDWAWNITALALLLVGMILAVRAARRDGRGPAS, from the coding sequence ATGAATGAATCGGACCGGCCGCCCACTGCCTCGGGCACCTGCACCGAACCTCGCAGGTCGATGGCCGTGTGGGCGCTGATCGGTGCGGCGGTGATGGCCGCTGTCGACGAGATCGTCTTCCACCAGATTCTGGGCTGGCACCACTTCTACGACCGGTCCACCACCAGCGTGGGTCTGCTGTCCGACGGGCTGCTGCACAGCGCCGAGTTGCTGGCTCTGGTAGCGGGGTTCTTCCTGCACGCCGACCTGCGCCGACGTCGGGCCCTGGCACCGGCTCACGCGCGGGCAGGGTTCTTCCTGGGCTTGGGGGTTTTCCAACTGTTCGACGGGATCGTGGACCACAAGCTCCTACGCCTGCACCAGATCCGCTACGGCGTTGACGTCACCCCCTACGACTGGGCGTGGAACATCACCGCCCTGGCCCTGCTGCTCGTCGGAATGATCCTGGCCGTACGTGCGGCCCGCCGCGACGGCCGGGGGCCCGCATCGTGA
- the ctaD gene encoding aa3-type cytochrome oxidase subunit I has product MATHTEPVSPVPAVERRSRGEVIVTWLTTTDHKKIGHLYLITSFGFFLVGGALAMAIRAELARPGMQILSNEQYNQAFTMHGTIMLLLFATPTFAGFANAVMPLQIGSPDVAFPRLNMFSYWLFLFGGLIVLGSFLTPDGAADFGWTAYTPLSGGERTTHVGGDLWIMGLAFAGFGTILGAVNFITTIICMRAPGMTMFRMPIFTWNVLLTSVLVLFAFPVLAAALLALEADRKFGAHIFDPENGGAVLWQHLFWFFGHPEVYILALPFFGVVTEILPVFSRKPIFGYMGLIGATIAITGLSVTVWAHHMFATGAVLLPFFSFMSFLIAVPTGVKFFNWIGTMWKGSISFEPPMLWAVGFLVTFLFGGLTGVLLASPPLDFHVTDSYFVIAHFHYVLFGTIVFAMFGGFSFWWPKMTGTMLNHRLEKIHFWTLFVGFHTTFLVQHWLGAEGMPRRYADYLAVDGFTALNTISSIGSFLLGLSTLPFLYNVWKTAHEGKLVEVDDPWGYGRSLEWATSCPPPRHNFVALPRIRSESPAFDLHHPDVAKLDEMENVGKRDVLDASDHKGEPS; this is encoded by the coding sequence ATGGCGACGCATACTGAACCGGTTTCTCCGGTGCCGGCGGTGGAGCGCCGCAGTCGGGGCGAGGTGATCGTGACCTGGCTGACCACGACGGATCACAAGAAGATCGGGCACCTGTACTTGATCACGTCGTTCGGGTTCTTCCTGGTCGGCGGCGCGCTGGCGATGGCGATCCGGGCTGAGTTGGCTCGGCCGGGGATGCAGATCCTGTCCAACGAGCAGTACAACCAGGCGTTCACGATGCATGGCACGATCATGCTGCTGTTGTTCGCGACGCCGACGTTCGCCGGGTTCGCCAACGCGGTCATGCCGTTGCAGATCGGTTCCCCGGACGTAGCCTTTCCGCGGTTGAACATGTTCTCGTACTGGTTGTTCCTGTTCGGCGGCCTGATCGTGCTCGGCAGCTTCCTGACCCCTGACGGTGCCGCCGACTTCGGCTGGACGGCCTACACCCCGCTCAGTGGGGGCGAGCGCACCACTCACGTGGGTGGTGACCTGTGGATCATGGGGCTTGCGTTCGCGGGTTTCGGCACGATCCTCGGCGCGGTCAACTTCATCACCACCATCATCTGCATGCGTGCCCCCGGCATGACCATGTTCCGGATGCCGATCTTCACCTGGAACGTGCTGCTTACGTCGGTGCTGGTCCTGTTCGCTTTTCCCGTTCTGGCTGCCGCGCTGTTGGCGCTGGAAGCGGACCGGAAGTTCGGCGCGCACATCTTCGATCCGGAGAATGGGGGAGCAGTCCTGTGGCAGCACTTGTTCTGGTTCTTCGGCCACCCCGAGGTCTACATCCTCGCCCTGCCTTTCTTCGGCGTCGTGACCGAAATCCTCCCGGTCTTCTCCCGCAAGCCGATCTTCGGCTACATGGGGCTGATCGGCGCCACGATTGCCATCACCGGGCTGTCCGTGACGGTGTGGGCGCATCACATGTTCGCGACCGGGGCCGTGCTGTTGCCGTTCTTCTCCTTCATGAGCTTCCTCATTGCCGTGCCGACGGGGGTGAAGTTCTTCAACTGGATCGGCACGATGTGGAAGGGCTCGATCTCGTTCGAGCCGCCCATGCTGTGGGCGGTCGGCTTCCTCGTCACGTTCCTCTTCGGCGGCCTGACCGGCGTCCTGCTCGCCTCACCGCCGCTGGACTTCCACGTCACCGACTCCTACTTCGTGATCGCGCACTTCCACTACGTGCTGTTCGGCACGATCGTCTTCGCGATGTTCGGCGGCTTCAGTTTCTGGTGGCCGAAGATGACCGGCACCATGCTGAACCACCGCCTGGAGAAGATCCACTTCTGGACACTGTTCGTCGGCTTCCACACCACCTTCCTCGTCCAGCACTGGCTCGGCGCGGAGGGCATGCCCCGCCGCTACGCCGATTACCTCGCCGTCGACGGCTTCACCGCTCTCAACACGATCTCCTCCATCGGCTCCTTCCTCCTGGGGCTGTCCACGCTGCCCTTCCTCTACAACGTCTGGAAAACCGCCCACGAAGGCAAACTGGTCGAGGTCGACGACCCCTGGGGGTACGGCCGTTCCTTGGAGTGGGCCACCTCCTGCCCCCCGCCCCGCCACAACTTTGTGGCGCTGCCGCGCATCCGCTCCGAATCCCCCGCCTTCGACCTCCACCACCCCGACGTGGCCAAGCTGGACGAGATGGAGAACGTCGGCAAGCGGGACGTGCTGGACGCCAGTGACCACAAGGGCGAACCGTCATGA
- a CDS encoding DUF6098 family protein — protein sequence MSPPGGGLGRHGRPHTRTRHLRNVHVLVLARRGRLVAARRGLYGRWSLGPEQDLAETSSTDDLTGVALPGLSASPLDIEDWWGDRPTHVWVARRLYDYSHLPRVRDPGTRPWVLAATETSGGPDDEPLVTDVHPLGWISPQVDSRG from the coding sequence ATGAGCCCGCCCGGAGGGGGACTTGGTCGGCATGGCAGACCCCACACCAGGACCAGGCACCTCAGGAATGTCCACGTTCTCGTCCTTGCACGACGTGGCCGCCTCGTCGCTGCCCGGCGGGGGCTCTACGGGCGCTGGTCTCTGGGGCCCGAGCAGGACTTGGCCGAGACGTCGAGCACCGATGACCTCACCGGCGTGGCGCTGCCCGGGCTGTCCGCGAGCCCGCTCGACATCGAGGACTGGTGGGGTGACCGGCCCACGCATGTCTGGGTCGCCCGGCGGCTGTACGACTACTCCCACCTGCCGCGAGTCAGGGACCCTGGCACCCGCCCCTGGGTGCTGGCGGCCACGGAGACCAGCGGAGGCCCCGATGACGAGCCGCTGGTCACGGACGTGCATCCACTGGGATGGATCAGCCCGCAAGTTGATAGCCGAGGCTGA